Sequence from the Cucumis sativus cultivar 9930 chromosome 1, Cucumber_9930_V3, whole genome shotgun sequence genome:
AGATGATATAGTATGAACTCACCGGTTTGATCGAGCTGAGtagaatacaaaattcaaaattttgtgaatatgaaattcaaaatttgatagtaAAATTGAGAGAGACATTATTATTTAGAAGGCCCACAAAGAATTAAttggaaaatatataataatataagaaagagagagtatatatatatatatatatatatgatgaagGTTATGATAATATCCTCATCATCTCGTCATGTCATTTTCTGCTCCCTTAtccccaaaagaaaaagaagaaaaccctTTCGTCCAGAATTCCAcgcttcctttcctttcctttcctctccCCTCCTTTATTCCTCTCTCTAGAGTCTACCCCTAGTCAACTTCACCTAATACCCTAATATTATTAATCATCCctttacatatacatatacatatacctACACTTTTAAatgcttttatatattactGCCATCACCAAATCAAAGCTTCAATTCTACCACTATACTTGTTATTAAAAACATAcagatttgatcattttctttaattcaatCATTAAACACTTAACCTTTTAACCCTTAAAAcctttgttttctctttcctttttgttcCCTTCCAATTTCATTCTACTTTCCCTCTCAGCTGTGTTTCAATTCCCAAAACCATTCCATTCCCTTCTTTacccattttcatttcttctattataaatattaggCTAAAAGTTTCCAACTTTCTTCCTCTTTGAGATCACTGTGtgtctttttctttagaaaataatgTGGACGTTAGGTTATGATGACAATGGTGGAGAGTTTTGCTTCTCAGAGGCCACTGCCTTTCATGGCGCTCGTAAGCTTCGACCTCTCGTTCCTCGCCCATTGCTATCCCTTCGTGCCAATGGTCGTCGTCCCAACTTCTCTTCTCAATATTACCACATTGGTATATCTCGTTattattctcttcttttttaaaaaaaacctaatcTGTTAAAGTCTAAAACATTCTATGTTGAGAAAGAATTTTGTACATTGTTGTATTTCGACCTGCAATCATTAGTAATTTAAGtatcaaataatttgttatatatatacaaatagatttttttttgacgTAATGTTATTAGGGTTGGAAGGTGATGTATGAGTTTAGTTAAAGTTTTGAGTTGGATGATGATGATTGGTTTTGTTAATTTAGGTAATGTTTTGGATGAGGAAAGGAAGAGAGATCAGTACTTGTTGAATAATGAAAAGagttcatcatcatcatcaacaacATCAAGTACTCCAATAGTAGTGAGCTCATCGAGATGGAATCCAACGGTGGAGCAGTTGAGAATTTTGGAGGAGCTTTACCGGCGGGGGACAAGAACGCCCTCCGCCGATCAAATCCAACACATAACCGCCCAGCTCCGCCGCTTTGGCAAGATAGAAGGCAAGAATGTGTTTTATTGGTTTCAAAATCACAAGGCTAGAGAACGCCAAAAACGACGCCGTCAAACTGCCGCCGATCAAACCAAATATTCCGGTAAAaccattttcatatattatagcaaaggaaaagaaataatctttgttgtttatttgcatttttactataaaattATTACGATTATATAACCATCTTCTAATCTTCTAATCTATAATCTAagtatacttttaaaaattaaaccctcaaacttaaacaaaaacaaatgttaccatatttttataattatgattgTTAAAAGGTCTATTTGGACACCAAGTGtgatatttacaaaataaaatataacacagTTGTATGAAAGTACTTTGAAAATTTGCTAATGTTgcatcaaaatataatatttaaaagttattgttttgggtctttttttttctttttcttgttattcTAATTGTCGTaggaaaaagttaaaaagaaagaaagaaaaaggttgaaTTGTTTGAGTGTTGGATAATGTGAAtacagagagagaaaaagaagagtacgAAATTGAAGAGACAAAGACGAAGTGCAGGTGGCCGGGAACCCCAACACCACCATCTACTGCTACTCTACTTTCACaggtctctctctctctctctctccccttaATTAACCTCGTAATTTGGCACCATTaatcattaataatatgaaaatataagaacCTAACTAAGGATGAATGAAATTATAACattaaatttgagaagaaaatggaattgtTGGGAAATGAAAAAGAGGGGGCCCAAAGCTGGTGCATTGGTTGGGTTAGTGTAAGGGATGAGAAATGTTTCGGGGTTTGTGCTGTCCTATACTACACTACACTACACTTTTACTTGCCCCTATTCTCTCTGTTTTGTTCACATAATGACAATATATCCTTCTCATTTTTATGTTCTATACAAATAAGTCATTTTGTACCAAAACTTTTCTGACATTGACGTCCCCAATTCTCTTCCTTTCTCCAATAATCCTTACATTTAAGTTCATACTGTAAACACTAAAGTTAGTTGTTCTAACTTTTGTCATGTGTAAcactttttattaaacatgcaTTTGTTGGATGTTTAATATCTATTTCATAACTTGTttcatctttaattaaaagagtCAATTTATCAAACATTTGAACTGATTGAATTGTAAAATCATACATATATTCTAAGCATGCTAGCTTTAAATCTCTCACATAAACATTTTTACCGTTCCGTGTTTTTCTTTGCACACATTACTGGTCGGTGGGATacctaattttcttatttactcTCTATAGCTCGTTTCGTTTATACTTTTGAATTAAACATACGTTAATCTAATATAGTATAggagtgaagaagaaagttttGTGTTAAACTCttataaagttatatatttcaaaattttgaattttttataaattttcaaacctACAACGTACAgaacaaaatgttaaaagtgACGATTAAATTTACTAGCGATAACgaaaaattaaacatctaaatatactttttttattagttaagggattttagtttttgaaatctCTTGTTAAACTGTattaaaaactacaaaaaatattttgatttttagaaaaagagaacaaattaaaatgacacattatattaaataatgatatcaaaatattaatatgtatatatatatgaaaactGATTGATAgacaaataaaaacagaatCTTTTTTCCATGCAGGAATGTACAGAAACACAGAGACGACGAACAAAATTAGTtgaattggaagaagaagaagaagaagaaacaagaagagaGTCAGTGGAAAGAGACGAGACATGGAATTGTCAACTCATAAACCCTACAAGGAAGACCCAACATCTAAACAGTGTTGTCGAATCCCACAACGAAGACCGAGGACACAACGTCGTCATTGACGACATCAACGACGGGGACAAGGATTCCAAAGCGATGACACTTCAGTTGTTTCCTCTACGAAGTACCAAGTTCTACAAATACGATGGCGAGAGAGAGGGACGACGAGATGGTCGATCTCGATCGGAGATCATGTCTAATTCGGACGTGACCAAAAGCTTCACCTTATCTCCAAGTTGTAGTTTCCAGTTCTTTGAGTTTCTTCCACTCAAAAActgatttttcaattttcaccATGTTTATGTTAATGTTAAGacttatatttttgttaccatttttaaatcaaaattttaaaggaaaaaatccatttacaacctttttaaagtttaaagtttcTTCCACATCGTTTCAGATTTAAATTTAGTGTTTAGTTTAACTTTTTAAGtggtttattaaaaataaataacaacaataataatggatGGAGCTTTAAGATAAACAACACAGAGTGTAGATGAGAAGAAGGGAAGAAGATGAGAAGGATGACGTCTGTCTGACTTTTgacattgaaaagaaatgtaatGCTCTGCTGCTAAATCTGAAACGATTCCATTATTCTCACACTCccttacaaattataaaatactttttgaattttgttcatttttaatGGTCATTTGAAAAGTATAAAGACCAAAATGAACCAATATCAAAAGTTCGGGATTTAATTTAAACCTTGGTATCAAGgacatattaattattactgCTAAACTTGGTTATGCTGAAGGAGGAAACTATAAACCAACAATCAAAATTCAGTTTATTTTCTTGGCAAAGAATAGACCCCATCTCTGCTCACCAGATAAACTTCGGTTCAGCTTTGCCTTCCATCCGCAAACGATGTCGTTATAACCTTCCTGTGGtatagaaagtaaaagatCATAGACAGAATTGACAATAAACTACATGAATGTAGAACTGAGAAGGAACTAACTTCAGAAAAATCAAGGATAAATCTGTCTTTTTGCTCTTCAACGGCTTCGAGTTCCTGCTGCAAAACTTGGATAAACTGAATGGAGAATGAAGACAATTTATAGGTTACGAGTTAGCGCTTAGAACATGAAGACAATTTACAGTTTCTTTTCAAGTCATGTGCACATAATGTTAGCAAGAGATGCAGAATTTAGACCTGGTTCGTACGGTCCTCAGAAACGACTTCACCGAAACCAGCATCCTCGATCAtctaatgaaaataaagaCGAAAGAATCAAGTTAATATGTTGAAAAAGATGCATTGAAAACACCCCGTAAAATTGCTCATTGAAGTACCTGACCGTAGGCTTTTACATCATGTAGATCGTACCCTCTTTGCTTGATGTACTCGGCAAATTCGGGCGAAGAAGTTCCAGCGTTTCTGCAATAATCCGTTATAAAAAGTTTGCCTCCTGGCTTCAGCCACTTGTAGAATGATCTAAACAGAGAGGGTTTGTCCTGGAACAATTCAAACATGATGTTGAAGCATACCGTTATTTGCAATGGCAAgacattattgttttcttaaattctaGATGGCTTACTTGAATGTGTAAAATGGTATCACGGCTGTATATGACATCAAAAGTATGATCCGGATATGTTTTCTTAGTACAATCAGcaacttcaaattcaacaGAACATGCGAGTCCGATGGCACGCTCGAGAGCAAGACTGATCATATTGACGGAGAGATCGATGCCTACAACCTCAACGCTAAAGTTTTCTGCCATATAAAAGTCTGCTCCTCCAATGCCACAACCAACATCAAGAACCCTCTGGCGAGGCTTGAGGTCCAACTTGGCTACAAATTCTTTTGTTGTCTCTGATCCAACACAAGTAATCACTTAAGCAAAGAATTGTAGAGATTTGCATATACTCGAGCAAATAGCTAAACAGTGCTCAAGCAGTAAaatcttttgaactttttaaaatcttgtaCAACCAATTTGATAGGATTGGTATTAGAGGGATATTAAGGGTATATAAGTAAACAGCTAAGTAGTTTATTAGGGAAGTatgattataaataaagtGAGTAGGGAAGAAGGGGTAAGCAATATTTTGGTGAGCGAAATTGGGCTTGAAAGTGACCTGCTCTAAATATCTTGAACACTTAGTTCATCATGTATTTCTGTTATCtttcttaattcaatataTTCGGCTCCTTTCATAATCATACTCATACCTAAACCCCCAGGGCTGATAAATCCATGTCCAAAGACACGCTCGTATTTCAGTATTCCGCTACTCTTGTATTGAACTGTGTCTAAGAATAGTTGGAACCCTCTGTCATTGTCAGAACGAACTTTTTGCCATATCCAGCAAATCTGTAGCATGAAAACATGAGAAgatgaaattataaagaataaaCCTTGGAATCAACAGACAATGCTCCGGTTTGTAGCCAAGataacaaaagataaaatgaaCAGACATAGTCAAGAGTTGCTTACCTGATTTTGACTTTTCTTGTTCCCAAAAACTCCAGTGGGTTTGCAGCCAAGAAGAGAAAGttcaaaaacattttcagAATCATCTTTAACAAAACACAGCTCTTTGAAAACCTAGCAAGTAAATAGAATAGATTTAGAATAGTATGTATTTTGCTAATATATATACTGTGCAATAAGAAGTTTTAATGGCAGAGAAGCAGCCAGTGGATGCTATTATGTGCTAGACGGTGTTATTAAAAGCCCAAAGCTCATTGAAGTGCAGATCATTTAAAATCTAAAGCTTAAAAAGACAAACCTTCGAATAGAATCTTGGTTCTCTATGGTAAGACACATCGTTTTTTTTATCAGAATTTTCGTAATGTTGGAAACAAGACTCTCTGAAGAAAATATAACCTCCAACCTTCAACCATTTGATCATCCTTTCTGCAAGCAATTTTACCTGCAGTCCATACACCAACATTGTATGAAACGCAGACTATAGAATTACTAACAAAACAGAAGCTCCTACGACGCACCAAGGAATTAAATGATAGGGTAATTCATTAGAAATGATTACCATCAAATTCGTATTTCAGATATGATGTAGATCCAAGATATGGATGCATATTtaccaaattgaaaaattgatcTGAggagataaataaaatggtaaCACAAGCTTTGTGCCGACTAAAAATTTGTCCAACTGCAGAGAGATCAGTGTAAATCTCTTCACGTTTAAACATGTCGAAAAATGAATGTGAATATTAGGAGAAAGCAAGAGAATTTGAGGAATCTCacgtgttttgttttcttttaaactatcaTATGAATAAGCATCGACTTTTCTTACATCGGTGGGGGCAAAAAATTTCACAATCTGCAAATCCCTCAATAGCCCAAGTGAAATAATCTCATCCCAACAATACTCATCAAACTAAGGACCACCAAGCCAAACCTCTCACTgaatattcattcattcacTTGTCCTACATCTTTGACTTGATTAATGAAAATAGGTTAAAAAACACTTTTGGTCCTTGATTTCTCATGAAAGGTAGAATTTAGTAACACAGCCTTAATTTGTAACGATTTAGTTGtgtatttcaaaatcataacGAGTAGACACCGTACTTAACAATTTGTAATGAATCAATGATTCAGTCCCCCTtgtgaaatatattgaatccAATTAGTATCAAGTGAGATGTTCTCCTCACATCCATACTATCAATAGGTTGTTCATGGCTCCATCAATACTAAACTAAGAGAAGAACatgaacaagaagaaaaactgTTCGTACCTCTTCATCAGACAAATACATGAGCAGCAAATTTGAGAAGATGAAATCTACGGAGTCCTCATGAATATCAAGTTCCGAGAAGGTCACATCAGCACATTGAAACTTCACATTCTTGTGATGCCCATTGATGCTTTCattctgaaaaattaaaacaactgagaagaaatgaagaagaactataaaaaaaaaaaccacggTTGCATTTGAAAAATTACCTTCCTAATTACATCTTCAACGAAGTCAACAGCTATAACCTGCGCCGCCCTTTGAGCTAACTCCGACGTGAAACGGCCAATGCCAGCCCCAAGCTCCACCACCGTCTTCCCCTCGTACGGCGGAAGAAGCGAAATCACCTACAGAGATAAAGAGGAATTGGATTTATTAGTGCGAAATTTTAGTGTAATGTTAATTTTGAAGATAGCGTGAGTGAGAGTGAGTGAGTGAGTTACTTCAGCTGTTTCTTCCGAGTCAAGTTCATGCGAATCGGAATCGACCATCATCGACTCCATAGTCAAATCTGAAGAATGCTCAATCCAATACTTCTTCTGTCTCTCCCGTTCTTCCACTAAAATTACGatttaaaatctcaaataaaaatgatggTCGATGAGAATGGAAAGCGAAATCtcagaaagaaaaatgtatgaattttaaaagctTCTTCTTTCCCTCACTGACTTACAATCAGCAGTAGATTTAACGAAGGACGCCATTGCTGAGTTGTATCGAAGCTacagaaaaagagaataattgaCGTGgcattcttattttatttttaataatagtaaaataaattaaaatatttattttcgttaaacatcaaatattGACGAGAgatagtttcaaatttaattattatatttaaaataattaattatatagcaacattttaaaaaatttataaatatagcaaaatttatccaattctatcaataatacaCGTCCATTATCAATAGaccatattgtaaatattgatctatcactaatagatcatagaagtctatcaatgatataaatgTATCagcaataattttgttatatttgcaattttttaaaatgttgctatatcattcattattattcttcaaatgaccattgattataattatcttatttACAATGATAGAAGCTGATAGACTTATCTATCAATGCcatagaatttaaaatgtttgttaggtcaaatttgctattttgttcttaactattattattttttaacaatgcataaaattttcacaaatacatcaaataaatttaaggaaCATTTTTAACTATCTATACTATCTATCACTGTGATTATTACAAACATATAtctttatcaatttctattgTTAATGGAATCTAAAATCTTactctattttataaatattttgtcaattttctaaattaaataatataagatgaaattgttttgatgtttcattttcttaaaaaagaattcgTTCAAGAAACTAACACAACCACAAGGCTTCgaataaaaagcaaaagagTGAAATAATAGaagtaagaagaagaatgattagaaagaaagaaaaaacccgACTCAACCACTAAACAGATATGCAACAGCAAGAGGCAGGCAATGAATGAGGCACCCATTCGTAAAAACAGTGGAtgtctttttaaatttggtgaAGTGACATAGAGAGGTAAATGTATTAATGGAATGATTAATTAGAATCGACTTTGTTATGTCAACTTTTCATAAtgattaaagagaaaatacaagattGTTTCTTAAATGATGCAAATCAATCTAAACATAACTTTAATCGAAGAGTAAAGTAAGGCAATTTATTGCCATCTTTGAAAACGTGAACAATAGTACGATTCTTGccaaattattgaagaaaagaaaaacatagtagttgaacaagaaaataattaattacaatagtagtttttattgatgagGAGATCATTTAGTAGTTTTATGGGCAATGAACAATCCCCATTTCTGCTCTCCACACCAACTTCTTTTCAACTTTGCCTTCCAACCTCCAACGATATCATTGTAATCTTCCTGTATTATATTCACAAAACAAAGACCAAATTAAGAACGAATCTAAAAATGGgtttatataaatgaaaaagttatCAAATCgggtttgaaatttgaaaagaagaagaagaaacaaccCACCTCAGAAAAGTCAAGGATGAAtgcttccttttccttttcaacaaTGTCAAGTTCCCTTTGAAGAACACTCATGAACTGCCACAacgagaagaaagaagaatctAAATTAAGCAaagcttttaatttatatatatttggaaatcatgtaaaaaactaaaacctGATCAGTTCGATCCTCGGCTACCACATTGTTGAAACCAGCTTCCTCGAGCATCTGTTCATGGTTGAAATTGTATAAATTAGAGGGttcaattttcatcatttaaagtttgttttttacaACGATTGTCAATTTCAGTGTCCAATTTTAAGGTGGAGAGACGTTTGAATGTTTAGTTTGTacagtttaaaatttaagaatgtAATTACAATTATCACGATATAAAagtagtttagttttttttaaaagtagcacttttttcttctatccGTCCTAATCCAACTCTATagtcaattaattttaacatcGGTGCCAATACCAAAGTTTAatcgaaaaaaatatttctttttagtcCATGGTTCCATAACGTTATAATTTTACATtagattttggttttgtttaatataatcTACCCTTTTAAtcttgatttttcattaattactttttatttcacGTTAAccaactattaattaatttaaatgaattaaaattaattaaatggtaCTATtgtctattattattaaattaaggtttagaatttttataccataactatttaaaattaactaataaccAACAACTAAAGGATATAACGAAGCATTAGAGTAAGAAGTGTAAATCTCAAGACAtagaaatcaaattgaaaaaaactcaaatctcAATACTAAAAtcgtaatattttaaaatttaggaactaaaatttgaatcggtccaattaaatatatattcttttgaaatttatgaactaaataaaaacttaaaataaaaaaataggaaacaaaataatatttttccttaACTTATTGACAGTTTTTAGAATGAACTCTCTAATgaaattcacatattttattGCCTATTTTCTATGTCgcatatattttgttttgatgacGAAAATTTTAATAGCATGAAAGTAAGGTTACCTTGGCGTAGGATTTGATGTCATGCAAATCATACCCTCTTTGTTCAATATACTCAGCAAATTCAGAGGAAGGAACTCCACCACTTTTGCAATAATCACTTATTAAAATCTTTCCTCCGGGTTTTACCCATTTATAAAATGATCTAAACAAAGCAGGTTTGTcctgaaacaaaacaaaacttatagTATCCTTTTTCACTTTCCTCAACGatcaaacataaataaaatagagattGATAGATAGGTTTACTTGAATATGTAAAATAGTGTCACGGCTGTAAATGACATCAAATGTGTTATCTAGATACACTTTCTTTGTGCAATCAGCCACTTCGAATTCAACTGCACATTTGAGTCCAATAGCTCGTTCTAAAGCTAAAGAGATCATATTGATGGATAGGTCTATTCCGACAACTTCGACATCGAAATTCTCCGCCATGTAAAAATCTCCTCCTCCAATTCCACAACCCACATCCAAAACCCTTTGTCCTGCTTTTAGATCTAGTTTTGCTACAAATTCCTTTGTTGTctctgttttttattttccattataatccatataagatatttaattttgatagacgtagataaagaaaaatgatttaaaaagtTGGTCAATTTCCAACTAATTTAGTACTTACCGAGTCCGCCAGTGCTGACAAAGCCTGATCCAAAGACACGTTCATATCGAAGAATGCCACTGCATTTGTATTGAACAGTATCCAAGAAGCGTTGGAATCCTCTATCGTCGTTTGAACATTTCTTCTTCTGCCATATCCAACAGATCTACACAAACCCACAAACACACTTTTATCtatccttttatatataaagttcaagAAAACAGAGCAGAAAAATGAGGATTTGGTGAATTTACCTGATTCTGATTCTTCTTGTTCCTTGCATAAGCTCCAATACATTTGTATCCAACAAGAGATAGCTCATAGCTATCTCCACTTTCATCTTGCATATGACACTCCTTGAACACCTTCACCCATCATGGCAGGTTCACATCACATCAACCCCATATTTAACTAATCAGTATTGGTTTTAATAACTTATACTTGTAAGACCCACCACAACTTCAACTAGTAAAATCACTCCAAAACTATGTCACTTTCCAAGTTAAGGCagtaaaaaaaagaggagTTTTAAGTTTTACCTTAGTGTAGAAACGTGGCTCTCGGTAGTGGGTGGGGTTGTATTTTCGTTTACAATCCCCAGATTGATGGAAACAAGATTCTCTAAAGAAAATATGGCCCCCAACTTTTAGCCATTTCACCATTCTTTCTGCCAGATTCTTCACCTGCATTATTTTTCCAtcattaactttatttatttttgaaaggCTAAATGCTTCCTTTCAAGTTTGACCTCTTCTAAACCAAATTTTTTAGACAAATCTACTAAATCTAActagtaaaacaaaaattaaaaaagaagaaagattaaCTTAACAACACATCTTCAACAATTTTGTGCTTAAtaaatgtttcaatttttaattttatatttagttagtacaaaatttaaagttacaATACATCTCGAAtgagtattttgtttttaaattgtataCTTATTTCTTCACAATTTATCGGTAAGTTTTTCACCTTTCTTTAAAATacatcaattttcaaattttaacttttttatatatacataatttgaTTCCCAACagaatataaacataaaagtgGATAATAAAagcatgaaaaaaaaactataaattaaaataggttTTCAAGGAAGGGTTTGGAACAAGATAGTAAGAAATTATGAACTGAGTTATGAAATCTTGAAATCCAGAATTGATATAAAGtttaggagaaaaaaaactcatcttATTTGCAACCCTTGCTCCACCCAATAAAAATCTAACACATggctatatttttatttttaaaaaggtaaaatggGGTGGGAGATGGAGAAGTTATGAGATGGATGCATATGCATCTAATTAGTGTCCAAAGGTTAACGTTTCTTTTTGTAGTGAAACACCACCAATTACTTGAGCCAAAAGAAGGAATGGAGTTTTTCTACAAATCCTTTCCTAAACACACTcttaacaatttaataaaactcaCTTACAAAGCTGTCAATTAAATCTGAACGTACAAACCCATCAAACGTCAAagaccaaaaagaaaagaaagtaccaaaacaataacatttattgaaaatttttagctcagtttagttttattatttactgtgtaagaaaaagaagagcatgctaaactaaaatataacattacaaaaaaaataatatggaGTACGTAATTAATAGTTTACCTCGATATCAGATAAATACATGAGCAGCCAATTCGAGAAGATCAAATCCACCGAATTTTCCGAAATTTTAAGCTCCGGAGAAGTTACATCCGCACACATGAACTTTACGTTTTTGTGGTGCCGATTAATACTTTCATTCtacatattatataacaacaaaaattagggtttaaaaaaaattgaattcctAAATCAAATACCAGTTCTCTGTTTCCATTTGGATCCCATTCAACGAGTTCATAACATTAAATCCAAATATCAATTACCTTCTTGATCACACTCTCGATGAAGTCCAATGCCAGAACCTGCCCAGCCTTCACCGCTAAATCACCGGTGAAACGACCAATGCCGGCTCCAAGTTCCAGTACCGATTTTCCTTCGTAAGGCGGAAGCAGAGAAAGCACCTGCAAAAGGAAATTCcaaaattctttcaaaatcgaaatcaaaattaaactcCCCACATTGAAACTACAAAATCGAAATTGAAATCGAAACGCGAGACTATTTTAAAGTGTTTTGAtcgaatgaaaatgaaattaatactTCAGGTCGTTCTTCTTTGTCGAGATCAGAGGCGTTCGAATCCAGCAGCATAGCCTCTACCGTTAATCTGGCTGAATGTTCAATCCAGTATTTCTTTTGAATCAATCGCTCTTCGTCtggtaaagaaaaattacaattaattatttcacttAATCgccattaattttaaaacaaacgtGCATTTTAGTGTAGAAAATGCTCAAGATTCAACAACCGTTAAGAGCCGGAGCCGGAGTGGGAGTAGCCATTTTAGccgaagagagaaaaaaaaaaaagaagtattaGTGGCGTAATTGGCTCGATTTTGAGTGCAATGGTAAGACAATGGGCATTGCAGTTGGTGCAGCTTTTTATAGAGGAGGATGAGACCATGTTTCCAACCTAAAAACGGTTTAGGAAAATCATGTAAATAcgtttaaagaaaatgagggTTTGAACTCCAACCAAAtcatattttaact
This genomic interval carries:
- the LOC105434593 gene encoding WUSCHEL-related homeobox 1, which gives rise to MWTLGYDDNGGEFCFSEATAFHGARKLRPLVPRPLLSLRANGRRPNFSSQYYHIGNVLDEERKRDQYLLNNEKSSSSSSTTSSTPIVVSSSRWNPTVEQLRILEELYRRGTRTPSADQIQHITAQLRRFGKIEGKNVFYWFQNHKARERQKRRRQTAADQTKYSEREKEEYEIEETKTKCRWPGTPTPPSTATLLSQECTETQRRRTKLVELEEEEEEETRRESVERDETWNCQLINPTRKTQHLNSVVESHNEDRGHNVVIDDINDGDKDSKAMTLQLFPLRSTKFYKYDGEREGRRDGRSRSEIMSNSDVTKSFTLSPSCSFQFFEFLPLKN
- the LOC101220498 gene encoding phosphomethylethanolamine N-methyltransferase isoform X1, with amino-acid sequence MASFVKSTADLEERERQKKYWIEHSSDLTMESMMVDSDSHELDSEETAEVISLLPPYEGKTVVELGAGIGRFTSELAQRAAQVIAVDFVEDVIRKNESINGHHKNVKFQCADVTFSELDIHEDSVDFIFSNLLLMYLSDEEVKLLAERMIKWLKVGGYIFFRESCFQHYENSDKKNDVSYHREPRFYSKVFKELCFVKDDSENVFELSLLGCKPTGVFGNKKSQNQICWIWQKVRSDNDRGFQLFLDTVQYKSSGILKYERVFGHGFISPGGLETTKEFVAKLDLKPRQRVLDVGCGIGGADFYMAENFSVEVVGIDLSVNMISLALERAIGLACSVEFEVADCTKKTYPDHTFDVIYSRDTILHIQDKPSLFRSFYKWLKPGGKLFITDYCRNAGTSSPEFAEYIKQRGYDLHDVKAYGQMIEDAGFGEVVSEDRTNQFIQVLQQELEAVEEQKDRFILDFSEEGYNDIVCGWKAKLNRSLSGEQRWGLFFAKKIN
- the LOC101220498 gene encoding phosphomethylethanolamine N-methyltransferase isoform X2, whose protein sequence is MEERERQKKYWIEHSSDLTMESMMVDSDSHELDSEETAEVISLLPPYEGKTVVELGAGIGRFTSELAQRAAQVIAVDFVEDVIRKNESINGHHKNVKFQCADVTFSELDIHEDSVDFIFSNLLLMYLSDEEVKLLAERMIKWLKVGGYIFFRESCFQHYENSDKKNDVSYHREPRFYSKVFKELCFVKDDSENVFELSLLGCKPTGVFGNKKSQNQICWIWQKVRSDNDRGFQLFLDTVQYKSSGILKYERVFGHGFISPGGLETTKEFVAKLDLKPRQRVLDVGCGIGGADFYMAENFSVEVVGIDLSVNMISLALERAIGLACSVEFEVADCTKKTYPDHTFDVIYSRDTILHIQDKPSLFRSFYKWLKPGGKLFITDYCRNAGTSSPEFAEYIKQRGYDLHDVKAYGQMIEDAGFGEVVSEDRTNQFIQVLQQELEAVEEQKDRFILDFSEEGYNDIVCGWKAKLNRSLSGEQRWGLFFAKKIN
- the LOC101220267 gene encoding phosphoethanolamine N-methyltransferase; the protein is MATPTPAPALNDEERLIQKKYWIEHSARLTVEAMLLDSNASDLDKEERPEVLSLLPPYEGKSVLELGAGIGRFTGDLAVKAGQVLALDFIESVIKKNESINRHHKNVKFMCADVTSPELKISENSVDLIFSNWLLMYLSDIEVKNLAERMVKWLKVGGHIFFRESCFHQSGDCKRKYNPTHYREPRFYTKVFKECHMQDESGDSYELSLVGYKCIGAYARNKKNQNQICWIWQKKKCSNDDRGFQRFLDTVQYKCSGILRYERVFGSGFVSTGGLETTKEFVAKLDLKAGQRVLDVGCGIGGGDFYMAENFDVEVVGIDLSINMISLALERAIGLKCAVEFEVADCTKKVYLDNTFDVIYSRDTILHIQDKPALFRSFYKWVKPGGKILISDYCKSGGVPSSEFAEYIEQRGYDLHDIKSYAKMLEEAGFNNVVAEDRTDQFMSVLQRELDIVEKEKEAFILDFSEEDYNDIVGGWKAKLKRSWCGEQKWGLFIAHKTTK